The segment GGAACTTGCTGCTTTGAATGGAACAATTAGGGATGAGGAGTATTGTAGGCTATGTGGTGAGCCAGGCCATAGGCAGTATGCATGCCCTTCACGGACCTCTACGTTTAAGAGTGATGTGCTTTGTAAGATTTGTGGCGATGGTGGACATCCAACCATTGATTGTCCCATGAAGGGAACAGCTGGGAAGAAAATGGATGATGAGTATCAGAATTTTTTGGCTGAGTTAGGTGGGACTATGCCTGAATCTGCAACTAAGCAAACTGCTACCTTAGCTTTGGAGTCAAGTGGTTCTGGAAACAATCCTCCCTGGGCTGGTAGTAATACCGGGGGTCTTGGTAGTGCGAATCAAGCAGGGCTGGGAGCAAATGGGCTCAAACCTAAAGAATATGATGATACGAATTTGTATATTGGTTACTTGCCACCCAATCTTGATGATGATGGTTTGAttggtttgttttcttcttttggtgAAATCGTGATGGCCAAGGTGATTAAGGATCGGATTACTGGTTTGAGTAAAGGTTATGGTTTTGTGAAGTATTGTGATGTTCAAATGGCTAATAATGCAATCGCAAGCATGAATGGTTATCGCATTGATGGTCGAACCATTGCTGTGAGAGTTGCTGGTAAGCCACCTCAGCCTACTGTCCCGCCAGGTCCTCCAACATCAACCATGCCTGCATACCCTATCCCAACTCAACCACTTGGTGGTGCCTATCCCTTGCAGCAGTTTACAGCAGGTGGTCCCCTTCCAAATGGTCAACCTACCAGCTATGTCGGGGCGCACGCCAGCTATAGAGGAACTCCGGTTCCATGGGGACCACCAGTTCCCTCTCCTTATGGTCCTtatgctcctcctcctcctcctcctcctcctgggTCAACCATGTACCCTCCCATTCCTGGACAGCCTATACCTACTTATGGTGTGCAATATCCTCCACCAGTGCAGCCAGTTCCCTCGGGCACACTGACTCAGACCGTGGCATCTAGTGAGGCTCAACAAAGCTACCCACCAGGAGTGCCATCTGAAAACAGCTTATCTGCTCCACTTGCAGCCTCAAATGTGTATGGGCACTCGATTGGTTATTCATCTTATTACAGTGCAGTTCCTCCTCCTGCTCCCCCTCCAGCAACAGACCATTCACAGGGAATGGGTAATGTGCCTTGGGCCTCAAACTCGACCATGCCACCTCCACATTCTTCTTCTGCAGAGAAAGCAAGATATGGTGCAGATGCAGAGTATGCGAAGTTTATGGCAGAGATGAAATGAGGCCAGTTGCTTTCCTAATTACTTCCAATTGAAGAGGTAAATGGAATGTCCATTTTCTTGTTGCTCGTTATGATTCCTTTGGATTCTTAACTGTGTGCATCTTACACTCGTGCATAGACTTAGACATGAGACTTCCCTTTTATAGGACTAGAGACAGTATAATTCCTATCAAAACCTGTCCATCCAACTGTTTTGTTGCATTGCTTTTCTGATCATAAAGTTCTCTTGCCTCATGGTATTGCACTTTTGTATATTTGGAAGTCATTGTTTCTTGTAGTCAAGCTCAACGGAAGTTCTATGAAACATCAGCCCTTGCAGATATTGAGTTTCATGTTTGGTATCCATGACAGAATGTTATGTGTAGGAGTTGTTGTATACTGTAGTTATTGTGAACCATTTATAATAGAACATTATTGCTtaaaaagatggaaaaaaacatataacgtggttttctgttcttttgtttttgctaagAAGTTGTtgtaactagaaaaaaattaccatCGATGTAAGTTGAC is part of the Populus nigra chromosome 8, ddPopNigr1.1, whole genome shotgun sequence genome and harbors:
- the LOC133702283 gene encoding splicing factor-like protein 1 — its product is MESLDQTPNPHFQTPQDQSNPPPPPPPPPETLDFIPVCPNSPPPPPAEEPQFPDPQNPHKTLISNPPQIAPENGHNPQTTTPKPEIPKSLLSENGVANTNSGDRDYSGGEEETTSRRRRRSRWDPPADAGADGSNNNDSGSGTRKRKSRWADDEPKPVIQLPDFMKDFTGGIEFDPEIQALNARLLEISRMLQSGLPLDDRPEGARSPSPEPIYDNMGIRINTREYRARERLNKERQEIISQIIKRNPAFKPPADYRPPKLQKKLYIPMKEYPGYNFIGLIIGPRGNTQKRMERETGGKIVIRGKGSVKEGRLQQKRDLKPDPSENEDLHVLVEAETQEALDAAAGMVEKLLQPVDEVLNEHKRQQLRELAALNGTIRDEEYCRLCGEPGHRQYACPSRTSTFKSDVLCKICGDGGHPTIDCPMKGTAGKKMDDEYQNFLAELGGTMPESATKQTATLALESSGSGNNPPWAGSNTGGLGSANQAGLGANGLKPKEYDDTNLYIGYLPPNLDDDGLIGLFSSFGEIVMAKVIKDRITGLSKGYGFVKYCDVQMANNAIASMNGYRIDGRTIAVRVAGKPPQPTVPPGPPTSTMPAYPIPTQPLGGAYPLQQFTAGGPLPNGQPTSYVGAHASYRGTPVPWGPPVPSPYGPYAPPPPPPPPGSTMYPPIPGQPIPTYGVQYPPPVQPVPSGTLTQTVASSEAQQSYPPGVPSENSLSAPLAASNVYGHSIGYSSYYSAVPPPAPPPATDHSQGMGNVPWASNSTMPPPHSSSAEKARYGADAEYAKFMAEMK